In the genome of Streptomyces sp. 846.5, the window CACCGCTGCCACCGTGTCCAGCCCGCCCAGCGGCGTGCCGGCGTCGAGCAGCTCGGCGGCCTCGCGGACGGTCGCCAGGTCGCGTCCGCGCAGCTCGGCGAGGACGGTCGAGGCGGCGCGGGCGTCCTCGGGGGTCGCCACCGTGCCGACCGCCGCGTACCAGGCGTGGGTCTCGGCGGTGAGGGTGAATCCGCCCTGGGCGGCGTACTTGAGCAGGTCGTCGCGGACGCCTGAGAGGACGTCCGACTGCTGCTCATCGTTCGGAGTGGCCGCAGGGGCCGTTGGTGTCTCGTCGGTGTTAGTCAGGTCGATCGTCGTCATGGTGAGGTCCGCTTCGTGGCAGGGAGGACTGCGGCGTCGGGGCAGAGTCATGCGCAGCGGTGGTCCCGTGCTGCGTGAACGCACACGATACGGGTGCGCTTGCGAGCAGCGCACGCACCCTGCCAATCCCAGGCGGAACATGCCGCAGGGTTCGTCCATTCGCCAGCCCCGGGCTGCTGCCGGGCGGCACCGGACCGCTGCAGCTCATAACACTATTGCCCCAGAGGAGTTGGGTGCACCTCAGGGTGTGCCGGACCGAACGCCGGGGCGCATTGACGTCGGCGCTCGGAAATTCACGCCCCTCTCCCTACCGCTCCGAACCTGTCCCCGGCTTCTCGTGCAGCCGTCGGAGTTCGGTCTTGAGGATCTTGCCTGCGGCCGAGACGGGCAGTGCGGCGGTGAAGTGGACCTCGCGGACCCGCTGGTAGGGGGCGACCCGGGCGGCGACGTGGGCCATCAGCTCGTCGGCGAGTTCGGGGGAGGCGCGGTAGCCGGTCCGCAGCATCACATGGGCGACCGGAATCTCCCCGGCCAGCGGGTCGGGGGCGCCGACGACGGCTGCCACGGCGACGGCGGGGTGCTGGTGCAGCAGGTCCTCCAGCGGGGCCGGATAGACGTTGTATCCCTTGTGGATCAGCATGTCCTTTGCTCGGCCCACCAGGTACAGCCAGCCGTCCTGGTCGCTGCGGCCCAGGTCGCCGGTGCGCAGCCAGCCGTCCTCGAACTGCTCGGCCGTCAGCTCCGGATGGTTGTGGTAGCCGTCGGCGATCTGCGGACCGCGCGCCCAGACCTCGCCGACCTCGCCGGTCGGCAGGGCCGCGCGGGTGACCGGGTCCCTGATCTCGATGACGGTGTCGAACACCGGGACGCCGACGCTGCCGATCGGGGCGGCCGTCGGGCCGCCCGGCGGGTGGCTGGTGAGCCCCATGGTGGCCTCGGTGAGTCCGTAGCCCTCGCTGATCTCCGCCTGCGGCAGCAGCTCGCGGAGCCGGGCCATGGTCTCCGAATCCAGCGGCGCCGCGCCCGAGCTGACCTGGCGGACCGAGGACAGGTCGGCCTTGTGGACGCTGGGGGCGGCGAGCAGGGCATGGAACAGGACGGGCGATCCTGCCAGGTGGGTGACCTGCCAGCGCTCGGCCTCGGCGAGATACCGGGCCGGATCGAAACGTCCGGAGACCACCACGGTCGTCGCGTTCGCGGTGCACAGCAGCTGGGTGACCAGTCCCATCGCGTGGAACATCGGGGCGACCGAGAGCAGCACGCTCTCGCCGAGCGGGACGGTGCCGGGGCCGACGGCCTCCGGGACCTGCTCCAGGTACATGCCGCCGTTCCGGTCCAGGCACGGCAGCGAGGCCCCGCGCCAGCAGCCCATCTGCAGGGCGTTGGCGACGGCGTGCCGGTGCAGGATCCGGACGGCCTTGGAGCGCCCGGTGGTGCCGCCGGTGAAGGAGAGATGGGCCAGGTCGTCGGGGTTCACCGGGGTCGCCGGAGCGGGACGGGCGGTGAGCAGTTCGGCCAGCGGGACGTTGCCCTCGGCCGTGCCCGGCGGACGGCCCGGCGCCGCGTACGTGGCCGGGACCTCGACGGCGAACCGCGGGCCGATGCCCAGACTGCGAGCTTCGCTGAGGACATGGGCGACGGCCGGGTGGGTGATCACCGCGACTGCGTCGACCTCGGCGAGCTGCTCGGCCAGGAGCGCGGCGGGCAGCAGCGGGCTCAGCGGGCTGACGACCGCCCCCGCGAGCAGCACACCGAAGTAACTGAGGGTGTAGCGGAGCGAGTTGGGCTGGTGCAGGGCCACCACGTCGCCGGGGCGGACGCCGTGCTCCCGCAGTCCCTGGGCCAGACGCAGCGCCTGGTCGTACAACTCGGCGAAGGTCAGCGACTCCTCACCGTCCCGCAGCGCCAACCGGTCCGGGTGGCGCGGTGCGGTCCCGGCGAGGATGTCGCCGACGGTGCAGCGCGGA includes:
- a CDS encoding AMP-binding protein; translated protein: MRDATAPGVPSSWTNSGKGGRPTMLLPPGMPQNLDYPRCTVGDILAGTAPRHPDRLALRDGEESLTFAELYDQALRLAQGLREHGVRPGDVVALHQPNSLRYTLSYFGVLLAGAVVSPLSPLLPAALLAEQLAEVDAVAVITHPAVAHVLSEARSLGIGPRFAVEVPATYAAPGRPPGTAEGNVPLAELLTARPAPATPVNPDDLAHLSFTGGTTGRSKAVRILHRHAVANALQMGCWRGASLPCLDRNGGMYLEQVPEAVGPGTVPLGESVLLSVAPMFHAMGLVTQLLCTANATTVVVSGRFDPARYLAEAERWQVTHLAGSPVLFHALLAAPSVHKADLSSVRQVSSGAAPLDSETMARLRELLPQAEISEGYGLTEATMGLTSHPPGGPTAAPIGSVGVPVFDTVIEIRDPVTRAALPTGEVGEVWARGPQIADGYHNHPELTAEQFEDGWLRTGDLGRSDQDGWLYLVGRAKDMLIHKGYNVYPAPLEDLLHQHPAVAVAAVVGAPDPLAGEIPVAHVMLRTGYRASPELADELMAHVAARVAPYQRVREVHFTAALPVSAAGKILKTELRRLHEKPGTGSER